A DNA window from Arachis duranensis cultivar V14167 chromosome 3, aradu.V14167.gnm2.J7QH, whole genome shotgun sequence contains the following coding sequences:
- the LOC107481196 gene encoding uncharacterized protein LOC107481196, protein MDNRDSEDINEWQEIEPGLRWGMVTVNDDYLQVPVDQSSSTDDPPIHHQQASSSETVSTAASEDDNGASSPSSVEGDTAVTAEAPAPSDWRIRVANEGRKLLKLRLEAARNGVVRVASMVRECVVCVGTFWSVTCVFGVAAAVLVAVVSVGFRRRRWRRVDRRQSVEELADLLREKDEKIGQLLIQIAQLNEALSSRRKVPVLRISS, encoded by the exons ATGGATAACAGAGATTCAGAGGACATCAACGAATGGCAAGAAATAGAACCAGGTCTCAGATGGGGCATGGTAACGGTCAACGATGACTACCTTCAGGTTCCCGTTGACCAATCCTCTTCAACTGACGACCCTCCAATTCACCATCAACAAGCATCATCGTCAGAAACTGTTTCGACGGCGGCGTCGGAGGACGACAACGGAGCTTCGTCGCCGTCGTCCGTTGAAGGTGATACGGCAGTGACGGCGGAGGCGCCTGCACCGTCGGATTGGAGGATTAGGGTTGCGAATGAAGGAAGGAAGCTATTGAAGCTGCGGTTAGAGGCTGCGAGAAACGGCGTCGTTCGTGTGGCTTCCATGGTTCGTGAATGTGTGGTGTGTGTGGGTACGTTTTGGTCAGTCACGTGCGTGTTTGGAGTGGCTGCGGCGGTTCTGGTTGCGGTGGTTTCCGTGGGGTTTCGGCGGCGGCGGTGGAGGAGGGTTGACCGTCGACAGAGCGTAGAGGAACTGGCAGATCTTTTGAGGGAGAAAGACGAG AAAATTGGGCAACTCTTGATTCAAATTGCACAATTGAATGAAGCATTGTCCTCACGTCGCAAGGTTCCAGTGCTCCGAATCAGCAGCTGA
- the LOC107481198 gene encoding transmembrane emp24 domain-containing protein p24delta9 → MMICSNPKPLLHLSLLLLSLLFSSPRIESLRFDLQSSHTKCISEEIKSNSMTVGKYSVVNHNDGYPLPDSHRVTVRVTSSYGNNYHYGEKVQQGGFAFVAVEAGDYMTCFWAADANPSTTMTVDFEWKTGVAAKDWSNVAKKGQVDVMELELKKLYETVSSIHDEMFYLREREEEMQELNRTTNTRMFWLSLLSLIVCLSVAGLQLWHLKSFFEKKKLI, encoded by the exons ATGATGATTTGTTCGAACCCTAAGCCTCTTTTGCacctctctctccttctcctttCGTTGCTCTTCTCTTCTCCGAGGATCGAATCCCTCAGATTCGACCTCCAATCCAGTCATACCAAATGCATCTCCGAGGAAATCAAGAGCAATTCCATGACCGTCGGAAAGTACTCCGTCGTCAACCACAACGACGGTTACCCTTTGCCTGATTCACACAGAGTCACCGTTAGG GTAACATCGTCTTATGGGAACAACTATCACTATGGAGAAAAAGTTCAGCAAGGGGGGTTTGCGTTTGTGGCAGTTGAAGCTGGAGATTACATGACATGTTTTTGGGCTGCGGATGCTAACCCTTCCACAACTATGACAGTTGATTTTGAATGGAAGACCGGTGTGGCTGCCAAGGATTGGTCCAATGTTGCTAAGAAAGGCCAAGTTGAT GTGATGGAGCTGGAGCTAAAAAAGCTGTATGAAACTGTTAGTTCCATTCACGACGAGATGTTCTATCTTCGCGAAAG GGAAGAAGAAATGCAGGAGCTGAACAGAACAACGAATACAAGAATGTTCTGGTTGAGTTTGCTTTCGCTCATAGTGTGCCTATCAGTAGCAGGATTGCAGCTATGGCACTTGAAGTCCTTCTTTGAGAAAAAGAAACTAATCTAA
- the LOC107481197 gene encoding integrin-linked protein kinase 1 has product MSSGGDSSGGGSSSSANADNKEKDKQKEKARVSRTSLILWHAHQNDAAAVRKLLQEDPSLVNARDYDNRTPLHVAALHGWLDVANCLIEYGADVNAQDRWKNTPLADAEGANRTSVIELLKTHGGLSYGQNGSHFEARPVPPPLPNKCDWEVDPNEIDFSNSSRIGKGSFGEILKAYWRGTPVAVKRILPSLSDDRLVIQDFRHEVNLLVKLRHPNIVQFLGAVTDRTPLMLITEYLRGGDLHQYLKDKGSLSPSTAVNFSMDIARGMAYLHNEPNVIIHRDLKPRNVLLVNSSADHLKVGDFGLSKIIKVKNAHDVYKMTGETGSYRYMAPEVFKHRRYDKKVDVYSFAMILYEMLEGEPPFASYEPYDAAKRAAEGHRPTFRAKGYTPELQELTQQSWAADMNQRPSFIDILKRLEKIKENLPSDHHWHLFTS; this is encoded by the exons ATGAGCTCCGGCGGCGATTCTTCCGGCGGAGGAAGCAGCAGCTCTGCCAACGCCGACAACAAGGAGAAGGACAAGCAGAAGGAGAAGGCTAGGGTGAGTCGCACCTCCTTGATACTGTGGCACGCGCACCAAAACGACGCCGCTGCGGTGCGTAAGCTTCTCCAGGAGGATCCTTCACTCGTCAATGCAAGGGACTACGATAACCGTACTCCTCTCCACGTCGCCGCACTTCACGGCTGGCTCGACGTCGCTAACTGCCTCATCGAGTACGGCGCCGACGTCAACGCTCAGGATCGCTGGAAAAACACc CCTCTTGCTGATGCGGAAGGAGCTAACAGGACTTCGGTGATCGAGCTCCTGAAAACTCACGGTGGATTGTCTTAT GGGCAAAATGGTAGCCATTTTGAGGCGAGGCCAGTACCGCCGCCGTTGCCGAACAAGTGTGATTGGGAAGTTGACCCTAACGAGATTGACTTCTCTAACTCCTCGCGTATTGGAAAG GGATCTTTTGGTGAGATTTTAAAAGCCTATTGGCGTGGGACTCCAGTTGCTGTTAAACGCATTCTTCCATCTCTTTCAGATGATCGATTGGTGAT TCAGGACTTCAGGCATGAGGTCAATTTGTTGGTGAAGCTTCGACACCCTAATATAGTTCAGTTTCTCGGAGCTGTTACTGACAGGACCCCCCTTATGTTAATTACTGAGTATCTAAGAGGG GGTGATCTTCATCAGTACCTCAAAGACAAAGGTTCATTGAGTCCTTCAACAGCTGTCAACTTTTCCATGGATATTGCCAG AGGCATGGCCTATCTTCACAATGAACCAAATGTTATAATTCATCGAGACCTAAAGCCAAG GAATGTTCTTTTGGTCAATTCTAGTGCCGATCATTTAAAAGTTGGGGATTTTGGATTGAGTAAAATTATCAAGGTCAAAAATGCTCATGATGTATACAAGATGACCGGTGAAACAGGGAGCT ACCGCTACATGGCTCCTGAAGTTTTCAAACACCGAAGATATGATAAGAAGGTTGATGTGTACTCCTTTGCAATGATTTTGTATGAG ATGCTTGAAGGTGAACCCCCTTTTGCAAGTTATGAACCTTATGATGCAGCCAAACGTGCAGCAGAAGGACACAGACCTACTTTTCGGGCAAAGGGTTATACCCCCGAACTGCAAGA GTTAACGCAACAGAGTTGGGCTgctgacatgaatcaaagacctTCATTTATAGATATCCTTAAACGGCTtgaaaagatcaaggaaaattTACCGTCAGATCATCACTGGCATTTGTTTACTTCATAA
- the LOC107481195 gene encoding CSC1-like protein At1g69450 isoform X2: MLLTSPTTHWMCSQYQMLWVHFFAVYILTGFICLLLHHEYKYIALKRLSYFYSSDPRPHQFTILVRSIPSSSSYSISDSVESFFREFYPSTYVSHVVIRRTNKIRSLLIKAKNLYKKITQLRKHNRQKNKQGDYFRLFGQDDGLIDQYGKKLSEIEQNVRLHQSENSLATEEARAAFVFFKSRYAAATAFHMQQSVNPTQWIAEPAPEPRDVYWPFFSESFMRRWISKLVVLVATTLFTLLFLIPVVIVQGLTNLKQLEVLFPFLTSILTIKFVTQIITGYLPSLILQLSLKAVPPIMGFLTSMQGYISHSDIESSACNKVIWFTVWNVFLATVFSGSFISLLSVILDPKHIPERLAVAVPAQASFFITYVVTSGWTSVTSELFRIIPLLGSLITRPFSSPDDEFEVPSLPFHRDVPRVLFFGLLGITYFFLAPLILPFLLAYLCLAYIIYRNQFINVYAPKYETGGKLWPTVHNTMIFSLILMHMIALGIFALKKLSPASSWMLPLPVLTLLFNEYCRKRFLPIFIAYSTESLIKKDREDQNDPRMAEFYKKLVIAYKDPALLPFQYTSNTDDLFDPLLS; encoded by the exons ATGTTGTTGACTTCGCCAACAACTCATTGGATGTGTTCACAATATCAAAT gtTGTGGGTTCATTTCTTTGCTGTATATATTCTCACTGGATTTATATGCTTACTACTTCACCAT GAATATAAGTACATAGCTTTGAAAAGACTCTCTTACTTTTATTCATCCGATCCTCGGCCACATCAGTTCACCATTTTGGTTCGCAGCATTCCAAGCTCCTCAAGTTACAGTATCAGTGACAGTGTTGAGAGCTTCTTTAGGGAGTTTTACCCATCTACATATGTGTCGCACGTGGTCATTCGTCGCACAAACAAAATCAGAAGTCTCCTA ATTAAAGCAAAGAATTTGTATAAAAAGATTACTCAATTACGAAAACACAATCGCCAAAAGAATAAACAAGGTGATTATTTTCGACTTTTTGGACAAGACGATGGTCTTATAGATCAATATGGCAAGAAGTTGAGCGAAATTGAACAGAATGTAAGATTGCATCAGTCAGAGAATTCACTGGCAACAGAA GAGGCTCGAGCTGCGTTTGTGTTCTTCAAGTCTCGTTATGCCGCTGCAACTGCCTTCCATATGCAGCAATCAGTCAATCCCACCCAGTGGATTGCTGAGCCAGCTCCAGAACCTCGGGATGTTTACTGGCCTTTCTTTTCTGAATCATTCATGCGAAGATGGATTTCTAAATTGGTGGTTTTAGTTGCAACTACTCTATTCACACTTTTGTTCCTTATACCAGTTGTGATTGTACAGGGCCTAACCAACCTCAAACAACTGGAAGTTTTGTTTCCGTTCTTGACAAGTATTCTAACCAT AAAATTTGTTACCCAAATAATCACAGGATATCTTCCCAGTCTTATTCTTCAATTGTCTCTGAAAGCGGTACCTCCTATCATGGGGTTCCTTACCTCCATGCaaggttacatctcacatagtGATATAGAAAGTAGTGCATGCAACAAAGTGATATGGTTCACAGTATGGAACGTCTTTCTTGCAACTGTCTTTTCTGGGTCATTTATATCCTTGCTATCTGTCATCCTTGATCCAAAGCACATTCCTGAGAGGTTGGCAGTTGCTGTTCCAGCACAG GCATCTTTTTTCATTACTTATGTTGTCACATCAGGATGGACAAGTGTGACATCAGAGCTCTTTCGGATAATTCCTCTACTTGGCAGTTTGATTACAAGGCCCTTCTCAAGTCCTGATGATGAATTTGAAGTACCATCTCTTCCTTTCCACAGGGATGTTCCAAGGGTCCTTTTCTTTGGACTTCTTGGTATCACATATTTCTTCCTAGCTCCACTAATTTTACCATTCCTATTGGCCTATCTCTGTCTCGCATACATCATTTATCGAAACCAG TTTATAAATGTATATGCACCAAAGTATGAAACTGGTGGGAAATTATGGCCTACAGTGCACAATACAATGATTTTCTCTCTGATACTCATGCACATGATTGCACTGGGAATTTTCGCATTGAAAAAACTTTCTCCAGCATCCTCCTGGATGCTTCCTCTACCAGTTCTCACTCTTCTCTTTAACGAGTACTGCCGAAAGCGATTCTTGCCCATATTTATCGCATACTCTACAGAG AGTTTGATTAAGAAGGACAGAGAAGACCAAAATGATCCAAGAATGGCTGAATTTTACAAGAAGTTGGTAATTGCTTATAAAGACCCTGCTTTGCTGCCATTTCAATACACATCAAACACTGATGATCTATTCGATCCCCTATTATCTTAA
- the LOC107481195 gene encoding CSC1-like protein At1g69450 isoform X1 — translation MIISALLTSVGINTGLCVVFFACYSILRKQPSNYAVYIPRLLAEGTSKRIPRFNLERIIPFSNWVARAWKLSEDELLSLSGLDAVVFMRMITFSLKIFTFAGIIGIFVLLPVNCWGNQLQDFDVVDFANNSLDVFTISNVNSGSNWLWVHFFAVYILTGFICLLLHHEYKYIALKRLSYFYSSDPRPHQFTILVRSIPSSSSYSISDSVESFFREFYPSTYVSHVVIRRTNKIRSLLIKAKNLYKKITQLRKHNRQKNKQGDYFRLFGQDDGLIDQYGKKLSEIEQNVRLHQSENSLATEEARAAFVFFKSRYAAATAFHMQQSVNPTQWIAEPAPEPRDVYWPFFSESFMRRWISKLVVLVATTLFTLLFLIPVVIVQGLTNLKQLEVLFPFLTSILTIKFVTQIITGYLPSLILQLSLKAVPPIMGFLTSMQGYISHSDIESSACNKVIWFTVWNVFLATVFSGSFISLLSVILDPKHIPERLAVAVPAQASFFITYVVTSGWTSVTSELFRIIPLLGSLITRPFSSPDDEFEVPSLPFHRDVPRVLFFGLLGITYFFLAPLILPFLLAYLCLAYIIYRNQFINVYAPKYETGGKLWPTVHNTMIFSLILMHMIALGIFALKKLSPASSWMLPLPVLTLLFNEYCRKRFLPIFIAYSTESLIKKDREDQNDPRMAEFYKKLVIAYKDPALLPFQYTSNTDDLFDPLLS, via the exons ATGATTATCTCTGCACTCTTGACATCCGTTGGGATAAACACTGGTCTCTGTGTAGTGTTCTTCGCATGTTACTCCATATTGAGGAAGCAACCAAGTAACTATGCAGTCTATATACCGCGCCTACTTGCTGAGGGAACATCCAAGAGGATACCACGTTTCAATCTAGAGAGAATAATACCTTTCTCCAACTGGGTTGCAAGAGCATGGAAGCTCTCTGAGGATGAACTTTTATCATTGTCAGGATTAGATGCTGTTGTGTTTATGCGCATGATAACGTTCAG TTTGAAAATATTTACTTTTGCTGGGATTATAGGGATCTTTGTGCTTCTTCCAGTCAATTGCTGGGGAAATCAGCTGCAAGATTTTGATGTTGTTGACTTCGCCAACAACTCATTGGATGTGTTCACAATATCAAATGTAAACAGTGGTTCTAATTG gtTGTGGGTTCATTTCTTTGCTGTATATATTCTCACTGGATTTATATGCTTACTACTTCACCAT GAATATAAGTACATAGCTTTGAAAAGACTCTCTTACTTTTATTCATCCGATCCTCGGCCACATCAGTTCACCATTTTGGTTCGCAGCATTCCAAGCTCCTCAAGTTACAGTATCAGTGACAGTGTTGAGAGCTTCTTTAGGGAGTTTTACCCATCTACATATGTGTCGCACGTGGTCATTCGTCGCACAAACAAAATCAGAAGTCTCCTA ATTAAAGCAAAGAATTTGTATAAAAAGATTACTCAATTACGAAAACACAATCGCCAAAAGAATAAACAAGGTGATTATTTTCGACTTTTTGGACAAGACGATGGTCTTATAGATCAATATGGCAAGAAGTTGAGCGAAATTGAACAGAATGTAAGATTGCATCAGTCAGAGAATTCACTGGCAACAGAA GAGGCTCGAGCTGCGTTTGTGTTCTTCAAGTCTCGTTATGCCGCTGCAACTGCCTTCCATATGCAGCAATCAGTCAATCCCACCCAGTGGATTGCTGAGCCAGCTCCAGAACCTCGGGATGTTTACTGGCCTTTCTTTTCTGAATCATTCATGCGAAGATGGATTTCTAAATTGGTGGTTTTAGTTGCAACTACTCTATTCACACTTTTGTTCCTTATACCAGTTGTGATTGTACAGGGCCTAACCAACCTCAAACAACTGGAAGTTTTGTTTCCGTTCTTGACAAGTATTCTAACCAT AAAATTTGTTACCCAAATAATCACAGGATATCTTCCCAGTCTTATTCTTCAATTGTCTCTGAAAGCGGTACCTCCTATCATGGGGTTCCTTACCTCCATGCaaggttacatctcacatagtGATATAGAAAGTAGTGCATGCAACAAAGTGATATGGTTCACAGTATGGAACGTCTTTCTTGCAACTGTCTTTTCTGGGTCATTTATATCCTTGCTATCTGTCATCCTTGATCCAAAGCACATTCCTGAGAGGTTGGCAGTTGCTGTTCCAGCACAG GCATCTTTTTTCATTACTTATGTTGTCACATCAGGATGGACAAGTGTGACATCAGAGCTCTTTCGGATAATTCCTCTACTTGGCAGTTTGATTACAAGGCCCTTCTCAAGTCCTGATGATGAATTTGAAGTACCATCTCTTCCTTTCCACAGGGATGTTCCAAGGGTCCTTTTCTTTGGACTTCTTGGTATCACATATTTCTTCCTAGCTCCACTAATTTTACCATTCCTATTGGCCTATCTCTGTCTCGCATACATCATTTATCGAAACCAG TTTATAAATGTATATGCACCAAAGTATGAAACTGGTGGGAAATTATGGCCTACAGTGCACAATACAATGATTTTCTCTCTGATACTCATGCACATGATTGCACTGGGAATTTTCGCATTGAAAAAACTTTCTCCAGCATCCTCCTGGATGCTTCCTCTACCAGTTCTCACTCTTCTCTTTAACGAGTACTGCCGAAAGCGATTCTTGCCCATATTTATCGCATACTCTACAGAG AGTTTGATTAAGAAGGACAGAGAAGACCAAAATGATCCAAGAATGGCTGAATTTTACAAGAAGTTGGTAATTGCTTATAAAGACCCTGCTTTGCTGCCATTTCAATACACATCAAACACTGATGATCTATTCGATCCCCTATTATCTTAA